A single region of the Hevea brasiliensis isolate MT/VB/25A 57/8 unplaced genomic scaffold, ASM3005281v1 Scaf25, whole genome shotgun sequence genome encodes:
- the LOC110668601 gene encoding uncharacterized protein LOC110668601 has product MREEVDSFYDLDCSSFILHLGNQHFCYLHTGSPHAFGYHATIQDDYPRTLKLFVFEETNCSASEFNPKIVYSASFDIKTSFINKGDIMNCHILSPGEKHESMKRKQEDSWKHESMKRNKKITGSMRA; this is encoded by the exons ATGAGGGAAGAAGTTGACTCTTTTTATGACTTGGATTGTAGCAGTTTTATTTTGCACTTGGGGAATCAACATTTCTGTTATCTGCACACTGGGTCTCCTCATGCTTTTGGATATCATGCTACTATTCAAGATGATTACCCCCGCACTCTTAAATTGTTTGTCTTCGAGGAAACCAACTGCAGTGCATCCGAATTTAATCCAAAAATTGTTTATTCTGCCAGTTTTGATATTAAAACTTCATTCATTAATAAGGGTGATATCATGAACTGCCATATCCTTAGCCCA GGAGAGAAGCATGAGAGCATGAAGAGGAAACAAGAAGATAGCTGGAAGCATGAGAGCATGAAGAGAAACAAGAAGATAACTGGAAGCATGAGAGCATGA